A genome region from Labilibaculum antarcticum includes the following:
- a CDS encoding GlsB/YeaQ/YmgE family stress response membrane protein has translation MNYLIFLLIGLVAGWIAGILSKGRGYGILVNMILGVIGSFVGGTIFSFFGIHLNGFFGLLISATVGAIAIIWIVGLLSRK, from the coding sequence ATGAACTATCTTATTTTTTTACTAATTGGACTTGTAGCTGGATGGATTGCCGGCATTCTATCAAAAGGTCGCGGTTATGGCATCTTAGTCAATATGATTTTAGGTGTAATCGGCTCTTTCGTTGGCGGCACAATTTTTAGCTTTTTCGGAATTCATCTCAACGGATTCTTTGGTTTACTGATATCGGCTACTGTTGGCGCCATAGCTATTATTTGGATTGTAGGATTACTTTCGAGGAAATAA